The Coffea arabica cultivar ET-39 chromosome 2c, Coffea Arabica ET-39 HiFi, whole genome shotgun sequence genome includes the window ccatttttccttaaaGATGAATTGAATCATGCAGCTTCCAAGAACTATGTCTGTAATTCAAGTATgttcatttttctttgaaactaGGTTTTAGCACCTTATTTTTTGTTTGGTCCGTTGCATCCATTGTCAATGCCAATTCAGAAACTAACTGAATTGAACAGCTAGTTCAAAACTGTTCATTGGTATATCTGGGAAAGGGAAGCTTCAGTTGACTACCAGCCTTGTGGCCTACAATTGAATAGAACTCTCAGACATTTGTTTAATAAGTTAATACTTGCTGTGTACTAAACCTCCTTGGATTGTATTCAATGTTGAATATTGGCCACTTTTGTAAGTATGGTGAGCTTCAGAGTCTTTGCAGTCCACAGCATTTGCGGATGTTTAATAGGCATCAAATGTATGAGATATTCTGTGCAGTTTAGCTAATTGTTTGGTAATGTGTGTATGATCTTTTTGATATGTTATTGACAGTACTCTTTCCCAGGGCTGCATTCTGAAGCATGCATCCCCTGCCTAGTTGCTTCCAAAGCTTTGATGGTGATGCAGGCATTTGGCTAAACAACCTCATTAAATTGTTCTGCCCAACCTTACCTCTTTTTGTGATAGCATCAACATTTTTTCTGCTGAGGGAAGTTAATGATTGTTATCTGCTACTCCTCCctgattgtatatatattgttaGTTTGGCTAATTATTGATTTCTTTGCATGTGTTTGCTTAGATGCATTAAAGTtcattttgtcttttattttcattCGACTATTGGATTTCTACTATAACACTAACTGCTTAAATTTGCTTTTGACTATTAACAAGTGAGGAAGTGACCTTGCTTCCATGTTCATGGTGCTGTGGAAAGCAATTAAACTAAGCTTTTCAGAATGGAAATGATTTGAATTGCCTTGTACATTGTCCATCGATTTTCCGGTTTTCTTCAAAGGCGAGAGAGATGAAATACTTTAGTAAATCATTTGAAATGCCTTACATATGTTTGCCTCTATTGCTTTCAAAAGTGGTCTTTTTCAGTTGAGAGATCTATAGTGTACTGCTCGTGCTGTAGTTGAGGAGAATTTAATTCATTGTGTAATACAAAGACACGAAGTTGTGTGAAACATGGGGTTAGGGTTGGGATCTTCAACTATAAGAGGTCCCCTGCACTTGCAATTTGGCCAGATTTATTATTCCATTGCAGAATCGGGCTAGTCATGTGTTtctgttgtttttgttttgaaatttaagTAGTTGGTGGTTTGCAACCATCTTTTGCAAAAATCCCTTGAATAATGTTTAAAGTGCTCTCTTTGTGAAGTGCCTAGAAACTAGGGTTGAAACGAATTGATCTTTTTGGCATACTGGTGTTCGCCTTTTCCTTATTCTTGTTTTGTTGGCAAATGACTCGGCAGACATTTAACTATTGGTACTGATTATGCTTCTGGAAATTGGATGCTTTTGATAACCTTGAATATGAGCAGATCTCAGCACTATTGATGTGTTTTCTAGGGGTGGAATGAATTTTTCTAACTTCTTGTTCAACTGTACTGATTAAGGGTTTCCTTATATCAGGGCAGGAAAGTTGAAAAGTTCAAAGGTTTGAATGAGGCTTATAAGGAGTTGAGCATCTCCAGTTTCTTTTTGTCCCGAACGAAGAGAACCAATGGCAGAACTGCTCAATTCTCTTGCAGCTGCTTGGtgattttctgcttttgttgaATAGTACAGTTTCGTGTGCCTTTAGAATTTCTTTCTATTCATACTCAACCCGCGTGCATTTGTCTTCCAGTTTTGCGATTCACTAGCACGATTAAAGTTGGAGACTTGAAGGCTGACAGCATGTTGCCTCTTGGAAGATCTGGATGTGCCCAGGTGCAATGTAGCTGTCAGTCTTCATTTGTACGACTTTTCATAGAATAATTGTTTCGCGTTCACTTTCGCAATTGTGAATACTGGCAGTTTAGTCCCCACGAAGAGCCGGGACATCCTGGACAGACATTAACCTATTAACTTCTATCTTTTAGTTCAGCAACTATATTAGCTCTGGCTTGTATAATCAGCAAGATAGACTATCCTGATGGCTTGCAATCACAAGGAAGTTAAAAAGCAATAAAGACGCCTAATTTTGGGTACCTTCATTGATAGAAAGATTATTACGTTCTTAAATTGAAGTGAGGAACTAGTGGATTTCTGCTGCTGCTGTATGCCCGTGTCGAATATTCATCCATAAGGTACCATGTGTAGTACCTGAGCAATCAAGATAGCAGAAAGCAATAAACAGTAGTCAAAGATGGCTTCTCTGAGCTTTGTGCCTTTACCATTGAATAACTTCACATAAACAGTTTCCGATGGATTGTTTCACAACTTAAAGAAGCGATCTTATACTATGATGGTCCCGAGGACTGCGTTCCTCGTATTCCAAACTAGTGTCATTTCTAGTGAACTCGATGCATTCACAGACAAGTTTTAATCGTTTTATTTATCCACAAGACAATCGGGAATTGAGTTATTCATTATCACCACCTGTTGAATTTTCGAAGACCCGATTACAGCGGCCCAGGGCATCCAGAGGAGAATCTGAACACACATGTAAAGGGGATGTGATCCAGTGCTAGAACAGCATATCTACTGAGTTATACCTGTCTACCTTCCTGCAAGGTTTTACCATCTCTTCAACCACATCATCTatctcttcctcttcttttcctctcattttctcACTCAATTCTCTTACTTTTCGCCTGAATCTTTCACCAGTGGTGCTCTTTTCGTCGACCACCTTCCTTATCACGCTTGACACCTGTTCCTTTTCAAGAATTCCTTGCTTGTTTCTCACAACCTCTTCACCTATGCCTAGCTCCTCCACCAGCCTAGCATTCAGTGGCTGGTCAAGGTGCATTGGCACCGCTACTATTGGAACTCCGAACTTGATGCCTTCCATTACTGAGCTCCATCCGCAGTGGCTCACGAATCCCCCGATGCTGGGGTGCTTGAGGATCCTTCCCTGTGGTGCccatcccttcagcaccattgcTCGGTGTCCTACTCTCTCAAGAAATCCCTTTGGCAAGGCCTCTTTGAGGCTAATATCCTCTCCTACAGGGAACCTAATAACCCATATGAAATTAACATTGCTGAGCTCCAATCCAAAAGCAATCTGCTCCATATCTTCTCTGGACAGGAAATATTCACTGCCAAAGGAAGCAAATACCGTGGAACCACGATTCTTCTTGCTAAGCCATTCGATGATTTTCGTGGGCGCGTCTTCCATTGCTGGCGCCTGAACGAGGGGACCAACAGGGACAATCTTTTTTTTCGACAAACGGGAAAGATAGTCGATGTATTTTCCCTCTATCTCTCTGCATGTCTTGATCAAAATCATACCAGATGACTGCTCCACACAATTAATAACTCTGTCTGAATCTTTGATGCCACTAGCAGTTGCATCAGCCATTCCAGTTAGCTTATGATTTTCATATTCTCTATAATATATGGAGGAAAAAGGATACTCCGAATCCGGGTTTAACTTATAGTGGACGACGTAGGAAAATGTTGCTGCACCAGTAGAAATAAACGACACAGCTGGAATATTCTGGGCTGACGCCAATGCTGGTACCCATGGCAGGAGGAAATCATACAAAACCATGTCTGGCTTTAGAGTTCTGAGGATGTTATGGAAGCTAGGTTTGGCCATATCTACAGCTTCTTTGAGAGTGGGCATGAGGTTGGGTGGGAGGCCATTGGTTGTGTGGTGATGAGGAGGAAGTTCTGGCAAAGTAGGAACTTGAAGCTCTACTAATTTTATGGAAATGGAGTCCTTTTCAGAAAGATTCTGTTTGAGGGAACTGAGGTTGACTGGTGTAGAACAGACATAGATGTAGAAGTTTCTCTTTGTAAGTGCTTTGGCTAGCTCTAGAAAAGGAGATATGTGACCATGAGCTAACCATGGCAGCATTAAAATCCTGAAACTTCTCTTCCTTGTATCCATGAAACTGGAAACTTTTCTCAACCCTCtcctttcttcaatataattATGAAAACATGTGCATGGTATTGGCTGCTTGCATATGATTTTATATTAACATATTCAAGAGGTAGAACTctattttgttgttttctttctGCATGCATCCAAGCGATGTAGGGAAACGTGGCATAGAACatagcaaaacatgataacgtGTTGGCCTGGCGAGGGGCAAAGATGGAGTAAAATCTGAGACGTGGAGGCAGAGAAGCTGGCTAGGGATCGGGATGGATTCCTTCTGCTGACTCCAAAGCTGAGACGTGGAAGAAGAGAAGCTGGCTAGGGATCGGGATGGAGTTCTTCTGCTGACGTATTTTAAACCTATGCATCCATCATTAATAGCCTTAAAGATAAGCTAGTATTAATGGCAATCTTTAATTGCTACTCCATTTTTATCGGGAAGATCTTTAGGTGACTGCTCTTGACaaaatttttcacattttcCTAGGATATCTAGTCCAAACTGATAGGATATGGTTAATTGGTTTTCATTACAaagctaaaatttctttttctatgGTACAAGAGTTCAGTTCATTATTCGTCAACCTATTTATGATTCTCTTCAAGAATATTTACGAGTCCATATTTGTTTCGAGGGTTTTATCTGCTGGATTCAGTTTCAATTGATGGGAAATGGAAGCCTTAGCCAACTCCACTGATTTCCAACTAGTTCTAAGATGGAAGCTCAGATTTTTTATCTACTCTAAATGGTGATCATATCCGAATTCATATCAACATACTCGTAACATTTGAATAACTGAGAGCATACAAATGAGAATTTTCTGGAGCGTATGCATACACAAATGTAGATTAACCTTCCCACGTACACTATTGcatcaaaattttatatttatatacttgAATCCAAAATTTGTAGATTCTTGTACGTAGAGTACATGTAAATTTTATAGTGCAAACTTTCGTTTTCTCTCTTTGCAGTATCAGCACTTGCGTATAGCTCTTGTAAAACTCAATTTACACAAGTATTCATCtctaaaaataaacaaaaatcaacgAATTGTTTTTTTTACCTCACATCTCTCACATTGCTGAATCGTTATAATTGAAGCAATTTTCGGAAGCCATTGACCAGCAGCATCATCAGCAATTTCTCGCATGAGCCAAGGTTACGATGCCACATTAGTTTATGCCGATCAAAATAATCTGCAAATCTGTTAGATTTTCTCCATTTGCAGTTCCAGTAAAAAATAATCCTACAAAGGGCAAGGGGACAGGACTAAAACCTACCACTACATATAGCACAACCAAAAACTATGACAAAGAAGAGAGTATTAGCTTAAGTTTGTTGGAAAATTCTACTTGTGTGCTCGAATGAAACAGGAGAATCATTGAATATGAATCACAAAAATATCAAGATCCTGATGTTTCCATGGCTAGCTCATGGTCACATATCTCCCTTCTTGGAGCTAGCGACGAACTTAGCAAAAAGAAACTTTAGTATCCAATTTTGTTCCAACCCGACAAATTTGAGCTCCATCAAGAAAAAACTTGCTGTTGATGGaagtgaaaaattttcaaaatctatgCAACTGGTAGAATTCCATCTCCCAAACTTGCCCGAACTTCCACCCCATTACTACACAACCAAAAGCTTTCCTCCCCGTCTCATGCCCACATTGAAAAAGGCCTTTGAGATGGCAGAGCCGGACTTCTCTAACCTCCTCAAACAACTGAAGCCAGATTTAGTCATAAATGATATCATCCAACCATGGGTTCCAGAAACTGCTTTGCAGCATAACATTCCCGCAGTTGAGTTCGTAAGCACAGGTGCAGCAATGACTTCTTCCATGTTTCATGCAATAAAAAAATCCAGGTGCAGATTTCCCTTTGCCAGAAATTTATGTTCATGATTATGAGAAATCCCAGATTGCTCATTTGATGGAATCAGCTTTGGACCCGGAGAAAGACAAAGACCGTCCGATTGAATGCTTGGAAAGGTCTTGTGACATCATTTTGATCAACAATTAAAGAACTTGAAGGGAAGTATTTTGATTATCTTTCTGTTTCTGATTTACTGGAGAAAAAGATTGTACCTGTTGGATCGCTTGTAGAAGATATTGTTGTTGAAGACCATCAGGAGATCAATACAAATACTGGTAGTATCTTAGATTGGCTCAATCAGAAAGACAAATATTCGactgtttttgtttgttttggaaGTGAGTTGTTTTTGTCCAAAGAGGGAATGGAAGAGGTAGCCATTGGTTTGGAGCCGAGTGATGTTAATTTTATTTGGGTGGTTAGGCTTCCAAAAGGAGAGGAAATAAGGGTTGAAGAAGTATTGCCTGAAGGTTTTCTTGAAAGGGTTGGAGAGAACGGAATGGTGGTGTGAGGATGGGCTCCTCAGGCAAAGATTTTAAAGCATGAAAATATTGGCGGTTTTGTTAGTCATTGTGGATGGAGTTCTGTGATGGAGGCTATGAAGTCTGGTGTTCCAATTATAGCTGTACCATTGGTAAATGATCAGCCCGTAAATGCTAGAGTGTTGGAGAATGTTGGAGCAGGGTTGGAGGTTGTGAAGATGAATATGGCAGAATTCAAAGAGGAAAGTTGGCAGAAGCAATTAAACAAGTCATGGGAGAGGAAACTGGAGAAACTCTGAGGAGGAAAGCAAGATCACTGAGTCAGAAAATAAGAAGCAAAGGTGAGGAAGAAATTGATGGGGTTGTAGAGGAGTTGGCGAAGGCTTGcaataaatgaaagaaataaagaagCCTGGTAACTTAAATTTGGCTTCCAGACTTCCCAGTTGATCTCAATCCGTGTAAGATGGCTCAAAAATCTAGCAGCCAGTATGCACCAGCCTAAGAAAAATTGCAGTATCATATTAAAGTAATAACTAGGAAATTTTAGTTAGAGACTGACTTAATTATTTGTAATTAGATAGTCTAGCATTGCATTTTGTACTCAGTTCGTATCTCAAATTTCTGTTAGAGATGGAAATTGTGGTAATAGTTCCAGTTTCAATTCTAATTTTGAGATTCAGCGCAGAGGAAAATATGATCAAATTTTTGGAGGAGGGAAAGAGAGTAGTGATTCAAGAAGGGGAAATTAACTAGTTATTTATACTATTACGGTAATACTAGTAAAACTTTTGAGTAATAATCCATCAACTAATATCTCAAATTAGCCACTAAAAACTtcttgaaagcaaaacttgggaACCTCATATATACTACTACAAGGCCCCCATAACAACCAAAACGAATAAACTCTCGATCAATCAGAAGTTTTTTACGTCCTTCATCTTTTTCTCGAGACAAAGCTGGACCAATTCATCCACCACTACATCAATCTCTTCGTCTCCTTtcacttcaatcttgtttgaCAGACTTCGAGCGCGTTCCCTTACAAGTTGGCCAATTTCTTCATGCATCACTTGTTTGATGACTGCAGCAACTTTCTCTCGCCCAAGAGTTCCATCATCCTCTCTCAGAACCTCCACACCAGCACCAACCTCTTCGATCAGCCTAGCATTGACTGGTTGGTCGAGGTGCATGGGAATGGCTACAATTGGGACGCCAGATTTCATACTCTCCATGACTGAATTCCACCCACAATGGCTCACAAATCCCCCAACACTAGAATGGCCCAAAATTTTTGCCTGTGGTACCCATCCATCCACAACCATTCCCCTCTCTCCTACCCTGGCCAGAAACCCTTTTGGCAACGCTTCCTCAAGTTGAAGATTCTCTCCTTTTGGATacctaatagcccatataaagTTAACGTTGCTAAGCTCGAGCCCGTGAGCTATTTCTTCCCTGTCTTCCTGGGACAGAAAATACTCAGTTCCAAAGCAAACAAAAACTGtcgatttcttttcttttttgtcaagCCATTCCATGATCTCCAAATTATCATCACTATTACCATGGGTACTACTAGGGTCCTGAACAAGTGGACCAACCGGTACTACTTTCTTGCCAGATAACAGCGAAAGATAATCAATATATTTACCCTCAATCTCCTTGAAACTCTTGATCAAAATAATTTTGGAAGAGAGTTGGAGGCTTTGGACAACACGATTTATCTCTTTAGAACGAAATTTGACATCATCGTGCAACTTGTTGGCAAGAATAGCCTCAAGATCTCCGTGGAAAATATTCGAGAAGGGAAACTTGGTACCTGGATTGTTCTTGAGGACATGCAACATGAAGGAAGTCATCGTTGTACTACTGCTAATGAACTCAACAGCAGGGATATTAAGGGCTGATGCAGCCGTTGGTGCCCATGGCTGGAGCATATCATATACGAGCAAATCAGGCTCTATGGTTTCCAAAATCTTGATGAAGTTAGGACTTGCCATGTCAAAGGCCTGTTTTAGAGTGGCCATGAGATGGCTTGGAAGACCATTGGTTGTGTGGTACTCAGGAGGAAGGCCTGGCAAAGTTGGAAGATGGAGTTCTACGAGTTGAATTGACGcagaaaaattttcagcaagttttggcttgattgaAACCAGGCATGCTGGCGTAGAGCACAAGTAAACCTTGAAGTTTCTCTGGCTAAGCTTTTTGGCTAGTTCTAGGAAAGGGGAGATGTGTCCATGTGCCAACCATGGGAACATGAGAACACTGAAGGAGT containing:
- the LOC113725694 gene encoding UDP-glucosyltransferase 29 — protein: MDTRKRSFRILMLPWLAHGHISPFLELAKALTKRNFYIYVCSTPVNLSSLKQNLSEKDSISIKLVELQVPTLPELPPHHHTTNGLPPNLMPTLKEAVDMAKPSFHNILRTLKPDMVLYDFLLPWVPALASAQNIPAVSFISTGAATFSYVVHYKLNPDSEYPFSSIYYREYENHKLTGMADATASGIKDSDRVINCVEQSSGMILIKTCREIEGKYIDYLSRLSKKKIVPVGPLVQAPAMEDAPTKIIEWLSKKNRGSTVFASFGSEYFLSREDMEQIAFGLELSNVNFIWVIRFPVGEDISLKEALPKGFLERVGHRAMVLKGWAPQGRILKHPSIGGFVSHCGWSSVMEGIKFGVPIVAVPMHLDQPLNARLVEELGIGEEVVRNKQGILEKEQVSSVIRKVVDEKSTTGERFRRKVRELSEKMRGKEEEEIDDVVEEMVKPCRKVDRYNSVDMLF
- the LOC113723823 gene encoding UDP-glucosyltransferase 29-like, whose amino-acid sequence is MEYHQDSFSVLMFPWLAHGHISPFLELAKKLSQRNFKVYLCSTPACLVSIKPKLAENFSASIQLVELHLPTLPGLPPEYHTTNGLPSHLMATLKQAFDMASPNFIKILETIEPDLLVYDMLQPWAPTAASALNIPAVEFISSSTTMTSFMLHVLKNNPGTKFPFSNIFHGDLEAILANKLHDDVKFRSKEINRVVQSLQLSSKIILIKSFKEIEGKYIDYLSLLSGKKVVPVGPLVQDPSSTHGNSDDNLEIMEWLDKKEKKSTVFVCFGTEYFLSQEDREEIAHGLELSNVNFIWAIRYPKGENLQLEEALPKGFLARVGERGMVVDGWVPQAKILGHSSVGGFVSHCGWNSVMESMKSGVPIVAIPMHLDQPVNARLIEEVGAGVEVLREDDGTLGREKVAAVIKQVMHEEIGQLVRERARSLSNKIEVKGDEEIDVVVDELVQLCLEKKMKDVKNF